The Miltoncostaea oceani genome includes a region encoding these proteins:
- the ligA gene encoding NAD-dependent DNA ligase LigA, with product MSDPAGRVAELRELIDAANHAYYVLDQPTVADSEYDDWMRELEALEGAHPELASDESPTRRVGAAPATRFAPVEHRRQMLSLANARGAEELAAWWRRARSVMEQEGMGSRETTFVVEPKIDGLAISLTYEDGRFTQGATRGDGVTGEDVTANLRTIRAIPARMRLPDGTPPPAVVEVRGEVYLPLAAFAELNATRAAAGLPTFANPRNSAAGSLRQIDPAATAERPLSIWCYGIGYSEGLDLPSHTAALDWLRAAGFRVNPDIRVVGDIEAVHAECVSWEERRGSVDFDIDGAVVKIDDVDVQERLGAVGRAPRWAIAYKFPPTTAVTRLDGIMVSVGRTGALVPFAQLEPVSVGGATVRLATLHNQDDVARKGLMIGDRVIVQRAGDVIPQVVGPLVQERTGDETPFVMPDRCPACDTPVVQPPGEVQMRCPNRSCPAQIQQGLFHFASRGAMDIEGLGEKTIRRFYEEGLLTSFADIYDLPAHRDRLIAMEGFKDVSVDNLLAAIEASKARPWPRLLYGLGIRHVGAVTAEALVAVAPSLDALLAADVETLAQAEGVGPVVAESVREFLSSDANVELLERLRAAGLTVVHDVPAAPADGPLTGRTVVLTGGLEAYSRDDAKRAVTAAGGKVTGSVSKSTSFVVAGVDPGSKLAKAESLGVPVLDEAGLLAVLSGESPPPERAAG from the coding sequence ATGAGCGACCCGGCGGGGCGGGTCGCCGAGCTGCGCGAGCTGATCGACGCGGCGAACCACGCCTACTACGTCCTCGACCAGCCGACGGTCGCGGACTCCGAGTACGACGACTGGATGCGCGAGCTGGAGGCCCTCGAGGGCGCCCACCCCGAGCTCGCCTCCGACGAGTCCCCCACCCGGCGCGTGGGCGCCGCGCCCGCCACGCGGTTCGCCCCCGTGGAGCACCGCCGCCAGATGCTGAGCCTCGCCAACGCCCGCGGCGCCGAGGAGCTCGCGGCATGGTGGAGGCGGGCGCGGAGCGTGATGGAGCAGGAGGGGATGGGGTCGCGCGAGACGACCTTCGTGGTCGAGCCGAAGATCGACGGCCTCGCGATCTCGCTGACCTACGAGGACGGGCGCTTCACCCAGGGGGCGACCCGCGGCGACGGCGTCACCGGCGAGGACGTCACCGCCAACCTGCGTACCATCCGCGCCATCCCCGCGCGGATGCGGCTCCCCGACGGCACGCCGCCGCCGGCGGTCGTGGAGGTCCGCGGCGAGGTCTACCTGCCCCTCGCGGCGTTCGCGGAGCTGAACGCGACGCGCGCCGCCGCGGGGCTGCCCACGTTCGCGAACCCCCGCAACTCCGCCGCGGGCAGCCTGCGGCAGATCGACCCGGCCGCCACCGCCGAGCGGCCCCTGTCGATCTGGTGCTACGGCATCGGCTACTCCGAGGGCCTCGACCTCCCGAGCCACACCGCGGCGCTCGACTGGCTCCGCGCCGCGGGCTTCCGGGTCAACCCCGACATCCGCGTCGTCGGCGACATCGAGGCCGTCCACGCGGAGTGCGTCTCCTGGGAGGAGCGGCGCGGGTCCGTGGACTTCGACATCGACGGCGCCGTCGTCAAGATCGACGACGTCGACGTGCAGGAACGGCTCGGGGCCGTCGGCCGCGCGCCGCGCTGGGCGATCGCCTACAAGTTCCCGCCGACGACGGCCGTGACCCGGCTCGACGGGATCATGGTCAGCGTCGGCCGCACCGGCGCCCTGGTGCCGTTCGCCCAGCTCGAGCCGGTGTCCGTCGGCGGGGCGACGGTCCGCCTCGCGACCCTCCACAACCAGGACGACGTGGCGCGCAAGGGCCTGATGATCGGCGACCGGGTCATCGTCCAGCGCGCCGGCGACGTGATCCCCCAGGTCGTCGGCCCCCTGGTGCAGGAGCGCACCGGCGACGAGACCCCGTTCGTGATGCCCGACCGCTGTCCCGCGTGCGACACCCCCGTCGTGCAGCCGCCGGGCGAGGTGCAGATGCGGTGCCCCAACCGCTCCTGCCCCGCCCAGATCCAGCAGGGCCTCTTCCACTTCGCGTCGCGGGGCGCGATGGACATCGAGGGCCTCGGCGAGAAGACGATCCGCCGGTTCTACGAGGAGGGCCTCCTCACGAGCTTCGCCGACATCTACGACCTCCCCGCCCACCGCGACCGCCTCATCGCGATGGAGGGGTTCAAGGACGTCTCCGTCGACAACCTCCTCGCCGCGATCGAGGCGTCGAAGGCCCGCCCCTGGCCGCGGCTCCTCTACGGCCTCGGCATCCGCCACGTCGGCGCCGTCACCGCCGAGGCGCTCGTCGCGGTCGCGCCGTCCCTCGACGCCCTGCTCGCCGCCGACGTCGAGACGCTCGCCCAGGCCGAGGGCGTCGGGCCGGTGGTCGCCGAGTCCGTCCGCGAGTTCCTGTCGTCCGACGCGAACGTGGAGCTGCTGGAGCGCCTCCGCGCCGCGGGGCTCACGGTGGTCCACGACGTGCCCGCGGCGCCCGCGGACGGCCCCCTCACCGGGCGCACCGTCGTGCTCACCGGCGGGCTCGAGGCGTACTCCCGCGACGACGCGAAGCGCGCCGTGACCGCCGCAGGCGGCAAGGTCACCGGGTCGGTGTCGAAGTCCACGAGCTTCGTCGTCGCCGGCGTCGACCCCGGCTCGAAGCTGGCGAAGGCCGAGTCGCTCGGCGTGCCCGTGCTCGACGAGGCCGGGCTCCTCGCGGTGCTGTCCGGCGAGTCCCCGCCGCCGGAGCGCGCCGCGGGCTGA
- a CDS encoding phosphatase PAP2 family protein: MSGTVPDRTQRTGTAPETDVRPRADRRLAAAIRRPFAARPWTFEVAIFAFALLVYQASRAMVIGDPSTAFENAAGIIDWEKSSGLFVETSIQQWILNHVQLAEILNYFYMYAHWTVTPLFFIWLYKRRARVYPYVRNAFLATNAIALVVYMVYPVAPPRLAGAREGFVDTLHNISDIDLHGGVFSGWFNPHAAVPSMHFGYALMIGMVGVVLMRHWPLRLLAVAYPVAVFITITGTANHYVLDAVAGGLVVAVGFVGVWAWMAARGSLRAPAPAPLRSTAPRA, translated from the coding sequence ATGAGCGGGACGGTTCCCGACAGGACGCAGCGCACCGGGACCGCCCCCGAGACGGACGTCCGCCCGCGCGCCGACCGCCGCCTCGCCGCCGCGATCCGCCGCCCGTTCGCCGCCCGCCCGTGGACGTTCGAGGTCGCGATCTTCGCGTTCGCCCTCCTCGTCTACCAGGCGTCCCGCGCCATGGTCATCGGCGACCCGTCGACGGCGTTCGAGAACGCCGCGGGCATCATCGACTGGGAGAAGAGCTCGGGCCTCTTCGTGGAGACGAGCATCCAGCAGTGGATCCTCAACCACGTGCAGCTCGCCGAGATACTGAACTACTTCTACATGTACGCGCACTGGACCGTGACGCCGCTGTTCTTCATCTGGCTCTACAAGCGGCGGGCCCGCGTCTACCCGTACGTGCGCAACGCGTTCCTCGCGACGAACGCCATCGCCCTCGTCGTCTACATGGTCTACCCCGTCGCCCCGCCCCGCCTCGCCGGCGCCCGCGAGGGCTTCGTGGACACCCTCCACAACATCAGCGACATCGACCTCCACGGCGGCGTGTTCTCCGGGTGGTTCAACCCGCACGCGGCGGTCCCGTCGATGCACTTCGGCTACGCCCTGATGATCGGCATGGTCGGCGTGGTCCTGATGCGGCACTGGCCGCTGCGGCTGCTCGCCGTCGCCTACCCGGTCGCCGTGTTCATCACCATCACGGGGACCGCGAACCACTACGTGCTCGACGCCGTCGCGGGCGGCCTCGTCGTCGCCGTCGGCTTCGTGGGGGTCTGGGCCTGGATGGCCGCGCGGGGCAGCCTGCGCGCCCCCGCGCCGGCCCCGCTGCGCTCCACCGCCCCCCGGGCCTAG
- the dacB gene encoding D-alanyl-D-alanine carboxypeptidase/D-alanyl-D-alanine endopeptidase, giving the protein MQVAVSTFGAANPRSTILVARIDDGGAVTPVASYRADTPRIPASTMKLVTGAGALIAHGPDHRFTTRLLAGPDAVRDGRTLRGAVYLQGAGDPLLATRSYAAGYLPAGATPLADVALPLRARGVRLVRGAIVADESLFDSRRLGPGWPSYYSAYSAPLSAVATNQDYAGNTRARYVSDPPLAAAQRVRAALRGVGIAQVGPLRAGRTPRGARVLGTAVSPPLRTIVRTMNLASDNFIAETLVKGVGAAGGGGGTTAAGTARTRELLESRGMLAPGDRLVDGSGLSRANRLSARTLVGVVAAADDDDTWGAALISSLARGGEGTLIRRFTTGVATKRVRAKTGYLDGVSSMAGRVVSRGGQRYAFAVEANTADIAAARAVQERVVVMLASGTADEPAR; this is encoded by the coding sequence GTGCAGGTCGCGGTCTCCACCTTCGGGGCCGCGAACCCCCGCTCCACGATCCTCGTCGCCCGCATCGACGACGGCGGCGCCGTCACGCCCGTCGCGTCCTACCGGGCCGACACCCCGCGGATCCCCGCGTCGACGATGAAGCTCGTGACGGGCGCCGGGGCCCTCATCGCCCACGGCCCCGACCACCGCTTCACCACCCGCCTCCTCGCCGGCCCGGACGCCGTCCGCGACGGGCGCACCCTCCGCGGCGCGGTGTACCTGCAGGGCGCGGGGGACCCGCTGCTCGCGACCCGGTCGTACGCCGCCGGGTACCTCCCCGCCGGGGCGACCCCGCTCGCCGACGTCGCCCTCCCCCTCCGCGCCCGCGGCGTGCGCCTCGTGCGCGGCGCGATCGTCGCCGACGAGAGCCTCTTCGACTCGCGGCGCCTCGGTCCGGGCTGGCCGTCGTACTACTCCGCCTACTCCGCGCCGCTGTCGGCGGTGGCGACGAACCAGGACTACGCCGGCAACACCCGGGCGCGGTACGTCTCCGACCCGCCGCTCGCCGCGGCGCAGCGGGTGCGCGCCGCCCTGAGGGGCGTCGGCATCGCCCAGGTCGGACCCCTCCGCGCCGGGCGGACGCCCCGCGGCGCCCGCGTGCTCGGCACCGCCGTGTCCCCGCCCCTGCGGACCATCGTGCGGACGATGAACCTGGCGAGCGACAACTTCATCGCCGAGACCCTCGTGAAGGGCGTGGGGGCCGCGGGCGGCGGGGGCGGCACCACCGCCGCGGGGACCGCCCGAACCCGGGAGCTGCTGGAGTCGCGCGGCATGCTCGCCCCCGGCGACCGCCTCGTCGACGGGTCGGGCCTCTCCCGCGCGAACCGCCTGTCCGCCCGGACGCTCGTCGGCGTCGTCGCGGCGGCCGACGACGACGACACGTGGGGGGCCGCCCTGATCTCCTCCCTGGCCCGCGGCGGCGAGGGCACCCTCATCCGGCGGTTCACGACGGGCGTCGCGACGAAGCGGGTCCGCGCGAAGACCGGGTACCTCGACGGGGTCTCGTCGATGGCGGGACGCGTCGTCAGCCGCGGCGGCCAGCGGTACGCGTTCGCGGTGGAGGCGAACACCGCCGACATCGCGGCGGCGCGGGCCGTCCAGGAGCGGGTCGTGGTGATGCTCGCCTCGGGCACGGCGGACGAACCGGCCCGCTGA